The DNA window GACCGCGAACAGTCGCTGAGCTTTCTCGAATTCAACTACATGATCCTGCAGGCCTATGACTTCCTCGAACTGAACCGGAGATATGGCTGCCGGCTGCAGATGGGCGGCTCGGATCAGTGGGGCAATATCGTCAACGGCATCGACCTGACCCGCCGCATTCTCGAGAATGATGTCTACGGGCTGACCTCGCCGCTTCTGACCACCTCGGATGGCCGCAAGATGGGCAAAAGCCAGTCGGGCGCGATCTGGCTGAACGGCGACATGCTGAGCCCCTACGAATTCTGGCAGTTCTGGCGCAACACCACCGATGCCGATGTCGGCCGGTTCCTCAAGCTCTATACCGAGCTGCCCGTCGATGAATGCGACCGTCTGGGCGCGTTGGCGGGATCGGAAATCAACGACGCCAAGATCGTGCTCGCCAACGAGGTGACGGCGCTGGCCCATGGCCGCGCGGCGGCCGAGGCCGCCGAAGCCACCGCACGCGAGGTGTTCGAGAAAGGCGGGACGGGCGAAGATCTGCCGACCGTCGCCCTGAGCGCCGGCGAATTGGCCGACGGCATCTCGGTGGTGCAGCTCATCACACGGGCCGGGCTTGCCAAATCGGGCAAGGAGGCCAAGCGGCTGATTTCCGAAGGCGGTGCGCGGCTGAACGATGCGCCGTTGACCGATGCCGGGCTGATGGTCGATGCCGAGATGCTGGCCGAGCCGATCAAGCTGTCGGCGGGCAAGAAGCGCCACGCCTTGGTGCGGCTGGACGGCTGAGCCCAGCGGCAAAGCGAAAGGACGCGCCGCGCCGGGAAACCCGCGCGGCGCCTTCGTCTTCAGCCCCCTGAACGCCCCTCGGGGCATGAAAAAGGGCGAGGCCAGATGGCCCCGCCCGATTTCATCTCCTGGCACTGCGCCTCAGTCGGTGACGCTGACCTTGACCATGCGGTCGGGCTGGCCCATCACCTCGCCGTTCCGGCCCGAGCCACGCTTGATCGCATCGACCACGTCCATGCCCTCGGTCACGCGACCGACGACCGTGTACTGGCCGTTCAGATGCGGCGCCGGGGCGAACATGATGAAGAACTGCGAATTGGCCGAGTCGGGACTGGCCGAACGCGCCATGCCGACCACGCCGCGATCGAAGCTCTTGTCCGAGAATTCGGCCTTGAGATCGGGACGGTCCGATCCACCGGTGCCGGCGCGGCGCATGTCCATGCCGAACTTGCCGAATTCGACATCGCCGGTCTGGGCCATGAAGCCCTCGATCACCCGGTGAAAGACGACATCGTCATAGGCGCCCTCGCGGGCGAGCTCGGTGATGCGCTGGACATGGCCGGGGGCCACATCCTCCATCAGCTCGACATGAACGGTGCCATTCGCGCCCTCGCCCGCGATCTCGATATCGAGCCCGGTCGCCAGCGCCGGCCCCGCCAGCGTGCAGAGCAACGCGACAAGCAGCTTAGGCATCGGCCGCCACCTTGACGCGGATCATGCGGTCGGGATCGGCCGGCGGCTCGCCCCGGACAATGGCGTCGACATGTTCCATGCCCTCGATCACGCGGCCATAGACGGTGTACTGGCCGTTGAGGAAATGGTTGTCGGCGAAGTTGATGAAGAACTGCGAATTGGCCGAGTTCGGATTCGCGGAGCGCGCCGCGCCGAGGGTGCCCCGATCATGCGGCAGCTTGGAGAATTCGGCCGGCAGGTCGGGCAGATCGGAGCCGCCGGTCCCGGCACGGCGGGGGTTGTAGTCCTTCTCGGCATTGCCGTGTTCCACATCGCCGGTCTGGGCCATGAAGCCCTCGATCACGCGATGAAACACCACATTGTCATAGGCTCCGGCCCGGGCGAGCGTCTTCATGCGCTCGACATGCTTGGGGGCGACCTCGGGCAGAAGCGCGATGGTGACGTGGCCCCCCTTCAGCTCCATGATGATGGTGTTCTCGGGGTCCTTGATCTCGGCCATGGCCGGTTCCTCCTGGGATCTCTGTCGGGCCGAGACACTAGTGCGGCGGAAAGGCGATGAAAAGGGGCGCGAATGGGACCGACCATTGACCTTTCCGACACTTCGGGCGAATTAACGCCAACGTGAGCCCTTCGGGAGTACAATGCATGGCTTGGAAAACCCTCGACGACATGGACCTTGCCGGCAAGGTGGTCCTGGTGCGTGTGGACATCAACGTACCGGTCGAGGATGGCCGGGTGACCGACGCGACCCGGATCGAACGGATCAAGCCGACGGTGGAGGATATCCTCGAGGCGGGCGGCAAACCGGTGCTGCTGGCGCATTTCGGTCGCCCCAAGGGCAAGATCGTGCCCGAGATGAGCCTCAAGATCACCCTGCCCGCGCTGGAAGAGGCGTTCGGCCGCGGCGTGATCTTTGCAGATGACTGCATCGGCCTGCCCGCGAAACAGGCCGTCGCCGCGCTCAGCGAAGGCGATATCCTGCTGCTGGAAAACACCCGTTTCCACGAGGGCGAAGAGAAGAACGACCCGGCGCTGGCCGCCGCCATGGCCGCGCTCGGTGACATCTACGTGAACGACGCCTTCTCCGCCGCGCACCGGGCCCATGCCTCGACCGAGGGCATCGCCAAGCTGCTGCCCTCCTGTGCGGGCCGTCTGATGGAGGCCGAACTGACCGCGCTCGAAGGCGCGCTCGGCAATCCG is part of the Rhodovulum sp. MB263 genome and encodes:
- a CDS encoding peptidylprolyl isomerase, translated to MPKLLVALLCTLAGPALATGLDIEIAGEGANGTVHVELMEDVAPGHVQRITELAREGAYDDVVFHRVIEGFMAQTGDVEFGKFGMDMRRAGTGGSDRPDLKAEFSDKSFDRGVVGMARSASPDSANSQFFIMFAPAPHLNGQYTVVGRVTEGMDVVDAIKRGSGRNGEVMGQPDRMVKVSVTD
- a CDS encoding peptidylprolyl isomerase, producing the protein MAEIKDPENTIIMELKGGHVTIALLPEVAPKHVERMKTLARAGAYDNVVFHRVIEGFMAQTGDVEHGNAEKDYNPRRAGTGGSDLPDLPAEFSKLPHDRGTLGAARSANPNSANSQFFINFADNHFLNGQYTVYGRVIEGMEHVDAIVRGEPPADPDRMIRVKVAADA
- the tyrS gene encoding tyrosine--tRNA ligase, which produces MTYHPKSDFLRVMIERGFLADCTDYQGLDEALSTGVVTTYIGYDATAASLHVGHLLNIMMLRWLQKTGHRPITLMGGGTTKVGDPSFRSDERPLLTPEKIDANIAGLKDVFAKYLDYGDGPTGALMLNNAEWLDGLNYLDFLRDIGRHFSVNRMLSFESVKSRLDREQSLSFLEFNYMILQAYDFLELNRRYGCRLQMGGSDQWGNIVNGIDLTRRILENDVYGLTSPLLTTSDGRKMGKSQSGAIWLNGDMLSPYEFWQFWRNTTDADVGRFLKLYTELPVDECDRLGALAGSEINDAKIVLANEVTALAHGRAAAEAAEATAREVFEKGGTGEDLPTVALSAGELADGISVVQLITRAGLAKSGKEAKRLISEGGARLNDAPLTDAGLMVDAEMLAEPIKLSAGKKRHALVRLDG